One stretch of Tepiditoga spiralis DNA includes these proteins:
- the thyX gene encoding FAD-dependent thymidylate synthase → MKSEEINLLDSGFVKLIDFMGDDNAAIRAARVSYAGEMKNDERDKKLLFYLMEHGHHSPFEHITFTFHIKTPIFVARQWFRHRIGMSYNEISRRYTSKYAEEFYIPEQVRTQNTQNKQSSDIIKDKEITEEAIKIFKKSYELAYKNYKKLLEMGIAREMARMVLPVGQYTQFYMTTNVRALMHFLNLRADSHAQLEIQEYALAMAKIFKEKCPWTYEAFLKYNYTGDLLGNDSIENN, encoded by the coding sequence ATGAAGAGTGAAGAAATAAACTTACTCGATTCTGGATTTGTGAAATTAATTGATTTTATGGGAGATGATAATGCTGCAATAAGAGCTGCACGTGTTTCATACGCTGGTGAAATGAAAAATGATGAAAGAGATAAAAAATTATTATTTTATTTAATGGAACATGGACATCATTCACCTTTTGAACATATTACTTTTACATTTCATATAAAAACTCCTATATTTGTTGCAAGACAATGGTTTAGACACAGAATAGGAATGTCTTACAATGAAATAAGTAGAAGATATACTTCAAAGTATGCAGAAGAATTTTATATACCAGAACAAGTTAGAACTCAAAATACACAAAACAAACAATCTTCTGATATTATAAAAGATAAAGAAATTACAGAAGAAGCAATAAAAATTTTTAAAAAATCATATGAATTAGCATATAAAAATTATAAAAAATTATTAGAAATGGGAATTGCAAGAGAAATGGCAAGAATGGTTTTACCAGTAGGACAGTATACGCAATTTTATATGACAACAAATGTTAGAGCACTTATGCACTTTTTAAATTTAAGAGCTGATTCTCATGCTCAACTTGAAATTCAAGAATATGCATTGGCTATGGCAAAGATATTTAAAGAAAAATGTCCATGGACATATGAAGCATTTTTAAAGTACAATTATACTGGTGATTTACTTGGGAATGATAGCATTGAAAATAATTGA
- a CDS encoding tetratricopeptide repeat protein, translating to MFLIIMISISNFSNLNDFLNNFDEEIIINSENKEMNILGLYLKYWKTGYEDYKTTANIMRSELYKNFSADESVLLNILSETIPFDYFKPQKDLEEALNIYNNSIILNSMYIYFAYTDWEKSRNLIKLKKINGAISKIEQLKGKTPFTSYYHSLILWNSKIYQNKNEAYNELKAMYINHKDNQKILELLIKFCYSLNKLDEIISYSELYKNFSKKDNKILLLIAKTYQKNKNYKKSRDLIQNIINNTNKNNVLASSYEILGDMASTTSQKINYYRLSLKNDPKNPTVLEKLGRTYYTGNEKNLNLARIYLSKSLTFDPNQEKTYKMLISIQKKYRIYAFFSYVLPLFLISVLLIFILIHKKNEKEIIVEKIGEKINVKNEIMRSEKNEE from the coding sequence TTGTTTTTAATTATAATGATTTCAATTTCTAATTTTTCAAATTTAAATGATTTTTTAAATAATTTTGATGAAGAAATTATTATTAATTCTGAAAATAAAGAAATGAATATATTAGGTTTATATTTAAAATATTGGAAAACAGGGTATGAAGATTATAAAACAACTGCAAATATAATGAGATCTGAATTATATAAAAATTTTTCGGCAGATGAATCTGTACTTTTAAATATATTATCTGAAACGATTCCATTTGATTATTTTAAACCACAAAAAGATTTAGAAGAAGCATTGAATATTTATAATAATTCAATAATTTTAAATTCTATGTATATTTATTTTGCATATACAGATTGGGAAAAATCTAGAAATTTAATAAAATTAAAAAAAATAAATGGAGCAATTTCTAAAATAGAACAGCTTAAAGGAAAAACACCATTTACTTCTTATTATCATTCACTTATTCTTTGGAACTCTAAAATATATCAAAACAAAAATGAAGCATACAATGAATTAAAAGCAATGTATATTAATCATAAGGATAATCAAAAAATTTTAGAATTACTAATAAAATTTTGTTATTCATTAAATAAATTAGATGAAATAATCTCTTATAGTGAGTTATACAAAAATTTTTCAAAGAAAGATAATAAAATACTATTATTAATAGCTAAAACGTATCAAAAAAATAAAAATTATAAAAAATCAAGAGATTTAATTCAAAATATAATCAATAATACAAATAAAAACAATGTATTAGCCTCTTCATATGAAATATTGGGAGATATGGCCAGTACAACATCACAAAAGATAAATTATTATAGACTTTCATTAAAAAATGATCCTAAAAATCCAACTGTTCTTGAAAAATTGGGTAGAACATATTATACTGGAAATGAAAAAAATTTAAATCTTGCAAGAATATATTTAAGTAAATCATTAACCTTTGATCCAAATCAAGAAAAAACTTATAAAATGTTAATATCAATTCAGAAAAAGTATAGAATATATGCTTTTTTTTCTTATGTATTACCTTTATTTTTAATAAGCGTGTTATTAATTTTTATTTTAATACATAAAAAAAATGAAAAAGAAATAATTGTTGAAAAAATTGGAGAAAAAATAAATGTAAAAAACGAAATTATGAGGAGTGAAAAAAATGAAGAGTGA
- a CDS encoding DUF342 domain-containing protein: MAIINVKVSSDNMVASINLIDDAKKLDMSDIENALKENNIVSGIRYDIISEIIAEPKYSVDLPIAYGHAPKVGENGGIKLLAKKKRQNMEKKYIDLRERTNIISIEKDEIIAEIISPTQGEVGMDVYGNEIEGLFGKELKFKLGKNVINKEGKIIAQYAGELIYKKEIDGSIFIDVSRVYTVDGDVDYSTGNIRFPGKVTVNGNVKPGFTIEAEGDIEIKGVVESATLISEETITVSGIKGAGKGIIKAKNVIANYIENANIETNNNIEVKQSIINSNLKSGNSIIVTGKNSRILGGVLNAMIKIEADIMGSERTVKTHLEVGVDPHINEEITIVKSQIAIDLENLKKLSLILKGIMKLKEEGKMDKNKLEQYKKTLQTAKNLKNNLEENEKKLNELQEIIDNSENKGLINVRQIVYPGVEIYIHKRTFFPSKALTKTVFYLSDNQIMIRGYNESNL; the protein is encoded by the coding sequence ATGGCGATAATAAATGTTAAGGTATCTTCAGATAATATGGTAGCCTCTATAAACTTAATAGATGATGCAAAAAAATTAGATATGTCAGATATAGAAAACGCATTAAAAGAAAACAATATAGTATCTGGTATAAGATATGATATTATTTCAGAAATTATAGCTGAACCTAAATATTCAGTAGATTTACCAATTGCTTATGGTCATGCACCAAAAGTTGGTGAAAATGGTGGAATAAAACTATTAGCAAAAAAGAAAAGACAGAATATGGAAAAAAAATATATAGATTTAAGAGAAAGAACAAATATAATAAGTATAGAAAAAGATGAAATAATAGCTGAAATAATTTCACCAACTCAAGGCGAAGTTGGTATGGATGTTTATGGAAATGAAATTGAAGGATTGTTTGGCAAAGAATTAAAATTTAAACTTGGAAAAAATGTGATTAATAAAGAAGGAAAAATAATTGCACAGTATGCTGGAGAGTTAATCTATAAAAAAGAAATAGATGGAAGTATTTTTATAGATGTTTCGAGAGTTTATACTGTTGATGGTGATGTTGATTATTCTACTGGAAATATAAGATTTCCTGGAAAAGTAACGGTGAATGGAAATGTTAAACCTGGATTTACAATTGAAGCAGAAGGAGATATAGAAATAAAAGGTGTTGTTGAATCTGCAACTTTAATTTCTGAAGAAACTATAACAGTGTCAGGAATAAAGGGTGCAGGAAAAGGAATTATAAAAGCTAAAAATGTAATTGCAAATTATATAGAAAATGCAAATATAGAAACAAATAATAATATTGAAGTTAAACAATCAATAATAAACTCTAATTTAAAATCAGGAAATTCAATAATAGTTACAGGAAAAAACAGTAGAATATTAGGTGGAGTATTAAATGCAATGATAAAGATAGAGGCAGATATAATGGGAAGTGAAAGAACTGTAAAAACACATCTAGAAGTTGGTGTGGATCCTCATATAAATGAAGAAATAACTATAGTGAAATCTCAAATAGCTATAGATCTTGAAAATTTAAAAAAATTGAGTTTAATATTAAAAGGTATAATGAAATTAAAAGAAGAAGGAAAAATGGATAAAAATAAACTTGAACAATATAAAAAAACACTTCAAACTGCAAAAAATTTAAAAAATAATTTAGAAGAAAATGAGAAAAAATTAAATGAATTACAAGAAATAATAGATAATTCTGAAAATAAAGGTTTAATAAATGTTAGACAAATTGTATATCCTGGTGTTGAAATATATATACATAAAAGAACATTTTTTCCATCTAAAGCATTAACTAAAACAGTATTTTATTTGAGTGATAATCAAATAATGATAAGGGGGTATAACGAATCAAATCTCTAA
- a CDS encoding ATP-binding protein yields MDFFKITIPSKNIYIKLLRHALKNFLYLCNFKNDEEIFMMELALNESVANVIEHTYSYNEEKLIDIEFLFDGKELIIKIRDYGKKIDVSKVKHRPLEEYRDGGLGVYIIEQVFGKPIWEDIEIGNLMILKKDIF; encoded by the coding sequence ATGGATTTTTTTAAAATTACTATTCCAAGTAAAAATATATATATAAAATTATTAAGACATGCTTTAAAAAATTTTTTATATTTATGTAATTTTAAAAATGATGAAGAAATTTTTATGATGGAACTAGCTTTAAATGAATCAGTTGCTAATGTTATAGAACATACTTATAGTTATAATGAAGAAAAATTAATAGACATAGAATTTTTATTTGATGGAAAAGAACTAATAATAAAAATAAGAGACTATGGAAAAAAGATAGATGTGTCTAAGGTAAAACATAGACCATTAGAAGAATATAGAGATGGTGGATTGGGCGTTTATATAATAGAACAAGTATTTGGAAAACCAATTTGGGAAGATATAGAAATTGGTAACTTAATGATATTAAAGAAAGATATATTTTAA
- a CDS encoding epoxyqueuosine reductase QueH — protein sequence MKIFLHVCCAPDLTISYKRLIELGYTPTTYFYNPNIHPKSEYEKRLNAYYQLKEIWNFKEIKAEYNIKKFFDNLDLNKRCESCIEHRIIQTAKIAQKNGFKQFTTTLLASPRKSHEMIIKCGKKAEKLYNIEFKYFNFRENSGISKAAKMCRTLNIYRQNYCGCSYSIFEAKQITKKSKEQKFNELKHLIGEEKAKQLFYLFKKDILKVPEDLSYIYLKKYGLKLIKLLKPRIILMKKEIANELNINKSGRKKVNGWRGKFIIW from the coding sequence TTGAAAATTTTTTTACATGTATGTTGTGCACCAGATTTAACAATATCTTATAAACGTTTAATAGAACTTGGATACACTCCAACAACATACTTTTATAATCCTAACATACATCCAAAATCTGAATATGAAAAAAGATTAAATGCTTACTATCAATTAAAAGAAATATGGAACTTTAAAGAGATAAAAGCTGAATACAATATAAAAAAATTTTTTGATAATTTAGACTTAAATAAAAGATGTGAAAGTTGTATTGAACATAGAATAATACAAACTGCTAAAATTGCACAAAAAAATGGGTTTAAACAATTTACTACTACGTTATTAGCTTCACCAAGAAAATCACATGAGATGATTATAAAGTGTGGTAAAAAAGCAGAAAAACTTTATAACATTGAATTTAAATACTTTAATTTTAGAGAAAATTCAGGTATTTCAAAAGCAGCAAAAATGTGTAGGACTTTAAATATATATAGACAAAATTATTGTGGATGTTCTTATTCTATTTTTGAAGCTAAACAAATAACTAAAAAATCAAAAGAACAAAAATTTAATGAATTAAAACATTTGATTGGTGAAGAAAAAGCAAAACAATTATTTTATTTATTTAAAAAAGATATTTTAAAAGTTCCTGAAGATTTATCATACATATACTTAAAAAAGTATGGATTAAAGTTAATAAAACTATTAAAACCAAGAATTATATTGATGAAGAAAGAAATTGCTAATGAGCTTAATATAAATAAAAGTGGAAGAAAGAAGGTAAATGGATGGAGGGGAAAGTTTATAATATGGTGA
- a CDS encoding ComEA family DNA-binding protein, with protein MKKFFYVIIVLLVLLIGYVNFKINIPKNMEDTENKINIQTSSIHELIKVPGIGYSKANDIILYREKIGFHALEDLKNVSGIGEKTFEKIKKYFYLEKKEYIFEKQKININNDSIDKLKLLPGVGEKTAKKIINYRNIKKFKNFEDLKKVGLSEKETIKLKGLIEF; from the coding sequence TTGAAAAAATTTTTTTATGTTATAATTGTTTTGTTAGTTTTATTAATTGGATATGTAAACTTTAAAATAAATATTCCTAAAAACATGGAAGATACGGAAAATAAAATAAATATTCAAACAAGTTCTATTCATGAACTTATTAAAGTTCCAGGAATAGGATATTCTAAAGCTAATGATATAATTTTATATAGAGAAAAAATTGGATTTCATGCATTAGAAGACTTAAAAAATGTAAGTGGAATAGGAGAAAAAACATTTGAAAAAATAAAAAAGTATTTTTATTTAGAAAAAAAAGAATATATATTTGAAAAACAAAAAATAAACATAAATAATGATTCAATTGATAAATTAAAGTTATTACCAGGGGTAGGAGAAAAAACAGCTAAAAAAATTATAAATTATAGAAATATAAAAAAATTCAAAAATTTTGAAGATTTAAAAAAAGTTGGTTTATCAGAAAAAGAAACGATTAAATTGAAAGGACTGATAGAGTTTTGA
- a CDS encoding SPOR domain-containing protein, with translation MDKNSFLKITIVLVFILPLITLLLTVYTIYLKVQIKDLSISINDLKTNVIKEEITSNLKENITLPEINPKKTNLKYEIKELNFENLLNGSSGSLKLYNLGAVKVFNDKIKAFSKAVEAYEKNINYYIFMYKDKYYLYRRDYKLINSDDYKIVDEKQYIYTVQLRYFASDQAQAFVTATTLKKAGFPAFIMTRNYANSTEKNFTLLSGLFFEKKEAEDYMNNINETEIKDLIGLSVKDRFIRGIYFSGEKN, from the coding sequence TTGGATAAAAATTCATTTTTAAAAATAACAATTGTTTTAGTCTTTATTTTGCCTCTAATTACACTTCTTCTTACAGTTTATACTATATACTTAAAAGTTCAAATTAAAGATTTAAGTATTTCAATAAATGATTTAAAAACTAATGTAATAAAAGAAGAAATAACTTCAAACTTAAAAGAAAATATAACATTACCAGAAATTAATCCTAAAAAAACAAACTTAAAATATGAAATAAAAGAATTAAATTTTGAAAATCTTTTAAATGGGTCTTCTGGATCTTTAAAGCTCTATAATCTTGGTGCAGTAAAAGTATTTAATGATAAAATTAAAGCTTTTTCAAAAGCAGTAGAAGCTTATGAAAAAAATATTAATTATTATATCTTTATGTATAAAGATAAGTATTATTTATATAGAAGAGATTATAAATTAATTAATAGTGATGATTATAAAATTGTTGATGAAAAACAATATATATATACTGTACAATTAAGATATTTTGCTTCAGATCAAGCTCAAGCTTTTGTTACTGCAACAACCTTAAAAAAAGCAGGGTTTCCAGCTTTTATAATGACGAGAAATTATGCTAATAGTACAGAAAAAAACTTTACACTATTAAGTGGATTGTTTTTTGAAAAAAAAGAAGCAGAAGATTATATGAATAATATAAACGAAACTGAAATAAAAGATTTAATAGGTCTCAGCGTTAAGGATAGATTTATAAGAGGGATTTATTTTTCAGGAGAAAAAAATTGA
- a CDS encoding histone deacetylase family protein encodes MKIVYDPRHMFYNPKSEFDRIKMVENPETPIRVEEIIKVLKLKYEDSFVKSRDFPRSYLYLAHDPDYITWLKAKSKTLKDGEEYFPKVFGYDRIFDNGTPILNNSFEMAWISIKNALTGAQIIYENSDDIVYVGTRPPGHHAGLSMGGGYCYFNNTAVAAKYLQTKTNGFVAILDLDFHHGNGTQEIFYQDVSTLFISIHGNPSNNYPYISGYEWEIGENEGKGYNFNFPLEDGIGGTIYQRVLEKSLLEIESFDPDYLLISFGSDTHKDDPLGTFNLNKRDYEEIGRMINQITIPKLILQEGGYNPIANAEAVNSLLSGLLR; translated from the coding sequence ATGAAAATAGTATATGATCCCAGACATATGTTTTATAATCCAAAATCTGAATTTGATAGAATTAAAATGGTAGAAAATCCAGAAACACCAATAAGAGTAGAAGAAATAATAAAAGTTTTAAAATTAAAATATGAGGATAGTTTTGTAAAATCAAGAGATTTCCCAAGATCATATTTATATTTAGCACACGATCCAGATTATATAACATGGTTAAAAGCAAAATCTAAAACTTTAAAGGATGGAGAAGAATATTTTCCTAAAGTATTTGGATATGATAGGATATTTGATAATGGTACACCGATTTTAAATAATTCATTTGAAATGGCTTGGATTTCTATTAAAAATGCATTAACTGGTGCACAAATAATATATGAAAATAGTGACGATATAGTATATGTAGGAACAAGACCTCCAGGACATCATGCTGGGTTGAGCATGGGTGGAGGCTATTGTTATTTTAATAATACTGCCGTTGCTGCTAAGTACTTACAAACTAAAACAAATGGATTTGTTGCAATACTTGATTTGGATTTTCATCATGGGAATGGAACACAAGAAATTTTTTATCAAGATGTTAGTACATTGTTTATAAGTATACATGGTAATCCATCAAATAATTATCCATACATTTCTGGATATGAATGGGAAATAGGAGAAAATGAAGGAAAGGGGTATAACTTTAATTTTCCACTTGAAGATGGTATAGGAGGAACAATTTATCAAAGAGTTTTAGAAAAATCATTATTGGAAATTGAAAGTTTCGACCCAGATTATCTTTTAATATCTTTTGGTAGTGACACACACAAAGATGATCCTTTGGGGACGTTTAATTTAAATAAAAGAGATTATGAAGAAATTGGAAGAATGATAAATCAAATTACAATTCCTAAATTAATACTACAAGAAGGTGGATATAATCCAATAGCAAATGCTGAAGCTGTTAATTCTTTGTTGTCTGGATTGTTAAGATGA
- the rpiB gene encoding ribose 5-phosphate isomerase B — MKIAIGSDHAGFDMKEIIINYLKENNHEVVDMGAYSTESVDYPDFAEKVGKAVVNKEVDYGILMCGTGIGISIAANKVKGVRAALCFYPTMAELSRKHNNANVLVMAGRLMGYDVAKWTVDKFLSTEFEGGRHQRRIDKISKIEE, encoded by the coding sequence ATGAAAATAGCTATTGGATCTGATCATGCTGGTTTTGATATGAAAGAGATTATAATAAATTACTTGAAAGAAAATAATCATGAAGTTGTAGACATGGGTGCATATTCAACAGAAAGTGTTGATTATCCAGACTTTGCAGAAAAGGTTGGGAAAGCTGTTGTTAATAAAGAAGTTGATTATGGTATTTTAATGTGTGGAACTGGAATAGGAATTTCAATTGCTGCAAATAAGGTTAAAGGAGTTAGAGCTGCACTTTGTTTTTATCCTACTATGGCAGAACTTTCAAGAAAACATAATAATGCAAATGTATTGGTTATGGCTGGTAGGTTAATGGGATATGATGTAGCAAAATGGACGGTTGATAAATTTTTAAGTACTGAATTTGAAGGAGGAAGACATCAAAGAAGGATTGATAAAATTTCAAAGATTGAGGAGTGA
- a CDS encoding STAS domain-containing protein — protein MEIVLNEVEGKKIIKISGEIDMSNIKEVKEKILDLKLSEMILDFKDVSYLDSSGIGMLISLHKTAQLKSGSLEIINIEEKIRKLFEMVGLDKILNIK, from the coding sequence ATGGAAATAGTTTTAAATGAAGTTGAAGGTAAAAAAATAATAAAGATTTCTGGTGAAATAGATATGTCTAATATAAAAGAAGTAAAAGAAAAAATTTTAGATCTTAAATTATCTGAAATGATTTTAGATTTTAAAGATGTTTCTTATTTAGACAGCTCAGGAATAGGAATGCTTATAAGTTTACATAAAACAGCACAATTAAAAAGTGGTTCTCTTGAAATAATAAATATTGAAGAAAAAATAAGAAAATTATTTGAAATGGTTGGCTTGGATAAAATATTAAATATAAAATAA
- the lexA gene encoding transcriptional repressor LexA → MKKLTSKQSLVLEFIKDYISKNSYAPSVRDVMKHFNFKSPRAAHKHLITLEEKGYIERNNVSRGIKLTSKSGEIFTSEKVVPVVGKIAAGAAIEAIENIIDTVPLSSNYFSKNNEYFALLVEGTSMIEAHIMSGDYVIIKKQDFAKNNDIVVALIDGNYATLKKFRKKDDIIHLIPENKNMNIIKVEPDRLQIQGVMVGLIRMFE, encoded by the coding sequence ATGAAAAAATTAACTTCTAAACAATCTTTAGTCCTTGAATTTATTAAAGATTATATATCAAAAAACAGTTATGCCCCAAGTGTTAGAGATGTTATGAAACATTTTAATTTTAAAAGTCCAAGAGCAGCACATAAACATTTAATTACATTAGAAGAAAAAGGATATATAGAGAGAAATAATGTTTCAAGGGGAATAAAATTGACTTCTAAATCAGGAGAAATTTTCACTAGTGAAAAAGTAGTTCCAGTGGTTGGTAAGATAGCTGCTGGAGCTGCTATAGAAGCTATTGAAAATATAATAGATACTGTTCCTCTTTCTTCTAATTATTTTTCAAAGAATAATGAGTACTTTGCATTATTGGTAGAAGGAACTTCAATGATAGAAGCTCATATAATGAGTGGAGATTATGTTATAATAAAAAAACAAGATTTTGCAAAAAATAATGATATAGTTGTTGCATTAATAGATGGAAATTATGCAACTTTAAAAAAATTTAGAAAGAAAGATGATATTATACATTTAATTCCAGAAAATAAAAATATGAATATTATTAAAGTAGAACCAGATAGGTTACAAATACAAGGGGTTATGGTTGGATTAATAAGAATGTTTGAATAA
- the gyrA gene encoding DNA gyrase subunit A: MLEKHLVDRRFTDEMKESYLLYSLSVIVSRAIPDARDGLKPVQRRILYSMDELGLKHTSAYKKSARIIGEVMGKYHPHGDASIYDALVRMAQDFSMRYQLVNGQGNFGSIDRDPPAAMRYTEAKMQTISEYMLQDIEKDTVAFNDNFDGSLREPEVLPTRLPNLLMNGVSGIAVGMATSIPPHNLRELVGGFKYLIDNPEATVPDLMQYIKGPDLPTGGIIVDGERIRDFYETGRGKFTTRAKYEIVENKNKSAIVVTEIPYNVSKIDIIEQIVAYVKRMRDMKKDSGISDLRDESDRRGMRLVIELKRNANQNRIINDLLKHTSLQSTFSIQMNVIDNKKPSLMNLKGLMNAFINHRVEVVTRRTNYELKKAEKRAHIVEGLIKAVQGIDTVIEIIRNSDNPQDALKNLQETIGVSAEQAKAISEMRLISLSKLEINKLTDELKDLNEKIKWANEVLENTDKKMEIIKSELDEIDKKFGDDRRTEITFNLSNLKSNEELIEDEDIVIVLSQYGYIMAVPSTEYKVQGRGGKGVKGLKISDNDNVLDVIFARRKSKLMIITSAGKAYQLPAYEIELAAKNRKGKHVANYVSLSDGEKIKTVVPIGLDGDYDKFVMFFTKKGKVKKTSLREFANARKSGIKALNLKEDDEVVDALIISNDSEEVLIVTKRGMALKFSSSDARAMGRTAGGVIAIKLKSKDEVVNAVKIDNNKKLLIVTENGYAKRAKFSSYRLQSRGGIGLKTIKDINKIGNIVAALSVEENQNLLSFSKNGKAIRVPISSINTLGRVTQGVITVRLDKGDLISSVIIVNAEEEEEI, encoded by the coding sequence ATGTTGGAAAAACATTTAGTTGATAGAAGATTTACCGATGAAATGAAAGAATCGTACCTTTTGTATTCTTTAAGTGTTATAGTTAGTAGAGCTATTCCAGATGCTAGAGATGGATTAAAACCAGTTCAAAGAAGAATTCTTTATTCAATGGATGAACTTGGCTTGAAACATACATCTGCATATAAAAAATCTGCTAGAATAATTGGAGAAGTAATGGGTAAGTATCACCCACATGGAGATGCTTCCATTTATGATGCTCTTGTTAGAATGGCTCAAGATTTTTCAATGAGATATCAACTTGTAAATGGTCAAGGAAACTTTGGGTCAATAGATAGAGATCCACCAGCTGCTATGAGATATACAGAAGCAAAAATGCAAACTATCTCAGAATATATGCTTCAAGATATAGAAAAAGATACGGTTGCTTTTAATGATAATTTTGATGGCTCTTTGAGAGAGCCCGAAGTTTTACCAACAAGATTACCAAATTTATTAATGAATGGAGTTAGTGGTATAGCAGTTGGAATGGCTACAAGTATTCCACCACATAATTTAAGAGAGCTTGTAGGTGGATTCAAATATTTAATAGACAATCCAGAAGCAACAGTTCCGGATTTAATGCAATATATAAAAGGTCCAGATTTACCAACTGGAGGTATTATTGTAGATGGTGAAAGAATAAGAGACTTTTATGAAACCGGAAGAGGAAAGTTTACAACTCGTGCAAAGTATGAAATAGTTGAAAACAAAAATAAAAGTGCAATAGTAGTTACAGAAATACCTTACAATGTTTCTAAGATTGATATAATAGAACAAATTGTTGCTTATGTAAAAAGAATGAGAGATATGAAAAAAGATTCAGGAATAAGCGATTTAAGAGACGAATCAGACAGGAGAGGTATGAGACTTGTAATAGAATTAAAGAGAAATGCAAATCAAAATAGAATAATAAATGATTTATTAAAGCATACATCTCTTCAATCAACATTTTCTATACAAATGAATGTTATAGATAATAAAAAACCAAGTTTAATGAATTTAAAAGGGCTTATGAACGCTTTTATAAATCATAGAGTAGAAGTTGTAACAAGAAGAACAAACTATGAATTAAAAAAAGCAGAAAAAAGAGCACATATAGTTGAAGGATTAATAAAAGCTGTACAAGGAATAGATACAGTAATTGAAATAATAAGAAATTCAGATAATCCACAAGATGCATTAAAAAATTTACAAGAAACAATAGGTGTTTCTGCAGAACAAGCAAAAGCTATTTCTGAAATGAGATTAATTAGCTTATCAAAATTAGAAATAAATAAACTTACAGATGAATTAAAAGATTTAAATGAAAAGATAAAATGGGCAAATGAAGTTCTTGAAAACACAGATAAAAAGATGGAAATAATAAAATCAGAATTAGATGAGATTGATAAAAAATTTGGAGATGACAGAAGAACAGAAATAACATTTAATTTATCTAATTTGAAGTCTAATGAAGAATTAATAGAAGATGAAGATATAGTTATTGTTTTAAGTCAATATGGATATATAATGGCTGTACCAAGTACAGAATATAAAGTTCAAGGTAGAGGTGGAAAGGGAGTAAAAGGTCTTAAAATATCAGATAATGATAATGTTTTAGATGTTATTTTTGCAAGAAGAAAATCTAAATTAATGATAATAACTTCTGCTGGAAAGGCTTATCAATTACCAGCATATGAAATAGAACTTGCTGCTAAAAATAGAAAAGGTAAACATGTTGCAAATTATGTATCTCTTTCTGATGGAGAAAAAATAAAGACAGTTGTTCCAATAGGTTTAGATGGAGATTATGATAAATTTGTTATGTTCTTTACTAAAAAGGGAAAGGTAAAGAAAACATCATTGAGAGAATTTGCAAATGCAAGGAAAAGTGGAATAAAAGCCTTAAATCTTAAAGAAGATGACGAAGTTGTAGATGCATTAATAATTTCAAATGATTCAGAAGAAGTTTTAATAGTAACTAAAAGAGGTATGGCATTAAAATTTTCTTCATCAGATGCAAGAGCAATGGGAAGAACTGCAGGTGGCGTTATTGCAATAAAATTAAAATCAAAAGATGAAGTTGTAAATGCAGTTAAGATTGATAATAACAAAAAACTTTTAATAGTTACTGAAAATGGATATGCAAAAAGAGCAAAGTTTTCTTCTTATAGACTTCAATCGAGAGGTGGAATAGGTTTAAAAACAATAAAAGATATTAATAAAATAGGAAATATTGTTGCTGCTTTAAGTGTAGAAGAAAATCAAAATCTTTTATCATTTTCTAAAAATGGAAAAGCAATAAGAGTACCTATTTCTTCGATAAACACTTTGGGAAGGGTGACGCAAGGTGTAATAACTGTTAGATTGGATAAAGGAGATTTAATTTCAAGTGTTATAATCGTAAATGCTGAAGAAGAGGAGGAAATTTAA